The segment TTGACAAATTGATTCAACTGagaaatgattttattatttaattttttttcccgAGTCCCTTTATTTGTCAGTGTGCAAAACAAATAGAATATGTACAGTCAGCCATGCATAGCCAATACAGTCCAATTGTACAATGCAAAATCAATCAATGTAGagatcaatcaaatcaaatatcaatcaaatcaaataccaatcaaatcaaatatcaattaaatcaaatatcaatcaaattaaatgaaataatagtCAAAGAACAAAGACAGATAAACAGTTATATTACCCAATATCATACATGTGCAATTGGCCttctgttttactgtttatgtCTTGTTAACATTGTacatatgtgtattttttatagtTCCTTGTgttcatattgtattttttacttatttattgcctttcctgtgtgtgcacTTCACTATTCCCTTTTTTGCTGCTGTACAGTAAATTTCCCCATcgtgggactaataaaggactatCTTAaactatcttatcttatcctataaacaaattaaaattattttataattaagtCTAAATAGTAGattttaatgtgaacttgtcaaatgtAACCCCTTTGTGACTTGCAAAGTCTGTCCAACTCTCACAAACACTTTCAGCCAATACAGATGTCTTTATGATAAACCTGCACCTGTTTCAAATCACTGACATACCTGTCAGATTGTTGTGTAAACGCtctgaacaaataaatattaacacTATTTGTTTacagcctccatgtttttctCCATTGAACTTCACAACTCTGGATCTTCCGAGCAGCACCTGAACGCGCAGTGACTCCGGGCAGGAGAGAGTTACAGTCAGCTGACCGCCCACGTGACTTTTGCGGAAGTAAGACCGTCGACAACATGAGTGCATGTTGAGTAGATGTTTGGCAACAATGACGCGCTGCTTCACTTTGTTGCTTCTCGTCTCCGGATGTGTGACCAGGCTCCCGTGTGTTCTGGGTTCGAGCGGGGCAGAGCGAGACCTCAGCGCCGCGCAGGGAGCACCGAGCTGCGGCTGCGAGAACCTGAGGAGAGCCGCCGCTGCTGTGGAGCCTGTGGAGGAGAGGACATCTTCACCAGCTGACAAGTACTCCAGAGGAGCCAATGAGGAGCCGTCGGAGGCTCGGGGACACGAGAGGGACACGCTGAGTCAGGTAAACTACGTCACGTGACAACACGGCAACCTTCTGCATCTACTGGACAGAATAGATGAGAGAAGGAGCCATTGAGTCACTGGGCCTTTTTTTGATTAGTAACTTTCTAAACTTGACCTGAAAGATCACAACTGAGTCAGTGACATAGTTTGTTCAAGCCTGTCAGTGATGTGACTCATTAGATAGTTGCTGAAGTGCCTTTAAGCAAGACATTACATCCTTCTGGCAAAGAGTACAGATCAAATAAGGGCCAACTTTTTAGATGCACTTTACCCCACAGCTGCAATTTAACCAAATCCTCCATCTTTAGTTTGGTGCACAACAATCTGCCTGTGGCTCATGGGCTGAATGTAACGACTTTGAATGGGAAGTATGGAATTTAATTGGCCTAAGTTTCCTGCAATTAGTCTCAACCAGTCGTTGGAAAAGCAATCGTTTGTCCGTTTGCAAAACTTGTTCTTCTGCAATGGGGATTATGATTTCATGATCTGCATTGTGTGTTGGCCCAGCAATTAGGCTTGAGTAAATGTAAGGtgtctgttgggccttggtggagttatgcactctactgagtgtcattccagtatttgattcatttttcttttaatgtgttttcagctttttgttGCAGAGGATGTTTTATTCAGCCTAGTGGTCAGACAGCTCCAAAATAGTTACAATACTTAAATGTGAGgaagtttcctgttttaaaaactttttttttttttaattttgtgaaCTTCCTCCTCAAGTGTAAAgggacaaaaatgaaaattcactcattatctgctcaccactatgtcgcacacttcacccacctctccatcagCATTGTGTTGgttagataatgagtgaattttcatttttgggtgaactatccctttaagagatTCGCGTTCACAGTTTATCTGCTCTCACGTGCAGATGGTGCGGATTTCTGGAGGAGAATTCCTGATGGGAACAGACGACCCGGGCATCCCTGCAGATGGAGAGAGCCCTCAGAGGCGGGTGCACGTGGATTCCTTCTACATGGAGATCCAGGAAGTCACCAGCAGGCAGTTCCAGAGCTTTGTCGGTGCCACAGGATATGTCACTGAGGTACAGGGCAACCATTAAATGTATGGCTAAATTCATTAAAAGCAGACAAATCAATAACCAATATTAATCCAATTATTTGACAGTGATTATTGACATATTTGAGACTTTACAGGCATCACCTAATGTTTTCTTCCttccctttttcatttttctataCTTTTAGGCTGAAAAATTTGGAGACTCATTTGTATTTGAGGGACTTTTGAGTGAGACAGTCAAAAACCAGATTACCCAAGCAGTAAGTACTATTATTTAACAGTTCAATTACctgtactgtctgtctgtctgtctgtctgtctgtctgtccgtccatccatccgtctctttctgtccttccttccttccttccttccttccttccttccttccttccttccatccatcctaTCTGTCTATTGGATAGTTAGGTTGCTGTTGAATTCAATTTTCCACAGTTGTGGTCTGGATTATTTTTTGGAGAAAaaattgatttagaaaacaagaaaacaacaatatttgtgtgtttcgtTGAGAATATAATATTAAGTAGCCTGTGTGCTTTGTAATTACTTCATATCTTTTCCATGTAACCGTGTTCATGACTATTTTTGTCCTCGTCTGACcataatttcaacatttttagaCTAACATATGGTCACATAGCTCTTATCCTACTTCCAGAGGATTTAGACAGACATGAAGACGTATAGCACTGTTATGAGGCCTGACAAAAACCAGACATCAGGGAATGTGCACATGACAGCTTCATCTCTGTGTGCAGCCCGATCCTGTGGCATGTGTGCCCATTAGAGCAGCAATGGTAGAAACCATTAGAACCATCACAGTGCACTAAAGGCCATTTTCAATGAACACTGAAGAGGGAATGCAAGAAAAACTTTGAACAAGAGTATCAGAGAAGCAGAATATGTGTGTAGCAACagtttacttttactttgttattaGGTtgctgctgccccctggtggcttccAGTCAAAGGTGCCAACTGGAGGCATCCTGAGGGTCAAGACTCAAACATCACTGACAGGTAGAAACACACTTTGCTTCATATACTAAAATCTCCAAAATATTTCCAAGAATGttaattttcattatttttttatgaaagaaaaaaagtgacacATGAAACAGGAGTTCAGTGATTAACTTTAAAGCTGTTATTTGTAGACTGAACCATCCAGTTCTACATGTGTCCTGGGCAGATGCTGGTGCCTACTGCTCCTGGGCAAACAGGAGACTTCCTACAGAGGCAGAATGGGAGTACGCCTGCAGGGGCGGCCTGAAAGACAGGTGTGATATTTACTCATTAGGTGGAACATAAATTATATTGCAACGCCGATGCATCATCATACAACGTGTCCTTTGTCACTTTCCTCATATGCCTGCTCCTGCATGCAGACTTTATCCATGGGGAAACAAGTTGACCCCAAAAGGACAACACTACGCCAACCTGTGGCAGGGGGATTTTCCCAACCATAACTCTGGAGAGGATGGATATGTCACAACTTCACCAGTAAGTCAacaaagaaagatggaggaatgtttggttttgttaCAGAAGTCTTTGTTTGTGGtcagggagaaggaggagtaACTCATGAGTCATGAGCTACTGTTGGAACTGGAAACAGCTTTATAAGCCAGCCACTGccaatgaaatagaaaatgctGAGATAATGGCTTATTTCAGCAGTTGGATAAAGTCATCTTGCAACTTccaaaaatataatgaataacAACATTAGAAATATCAATCATCTAGGTATGcattcaaattaatttccaTTATTTTTCTACTAGTGTGTCCGAATAAAATTCTTTAATTAGAACCTGCTGTCAtacattttttctctccacatcCTACAGGTGATGTCCTTTCCTGCCAATGGCTTTGGTCTGTATGACATGGTGGGGAATGCATGGGAGTGGACATCAGACTGGTGGACTGTGCATCATACCACAGACCAGCAACACAACCCAGTAAGAAAACATTATTACCTCAAAGCTTTTGAATTTTCAAAAGTTTATTTTGCCTCTGACatttcctcatcctcctctctatCAGAACGGCCCTCCATCAGGCACAGACAAGGTGAAGAAGGGAGGATCATATATGTGCCACAAggtaaataaattgaaataaaagctgttttctatatattctgcagggtcttaaaaagtctaaaagaagatttagactttttttttagataCAGAAACTGTTGAGCTCCAATCTATTCTAATCTCTTTTCTGGATGTGGTTTCAAGAAACTTGAAAGAGGCTAAATCTGTAGAGTACAAGAGAACTCATACCAACACTTGTGGTACATTTGCTTAATCTGCAACAACATCTGAGCCGCCCACTGGGGAGTATTTGAGTTTGTCTGCCACTAGCATTGGTTGCCATGGGAATGCAGCTAATTTCATACAAAGAAGGCACAGAGGACAGCTTACACATGTTGGTGTATATGCTCAAACAAGGAGTAATATAggaatcttttctttttgaagtaACCGTCTCTTAAAAGCATTAAGAAATTAGAGATAGAGTTTTGGCTAAAGAGTACTTTAAGAGTACTTTGTCAAATCAGTCTCCATTGATACGAAAATGAATCCACTGacctttctttctccttcctcaAGTCTTACTGTTACAGATACAGATGTGCAGCCCGCAGCCAGAACAGTCCCGACAGCTCGGCCTCTAATCTCGGGTTTCGCTGTGTCTCTGAGGAGCGACAGTGACCTGACCTGTTTGTCTTGAACACACAGTCCCTTATTCCATCTGCTCTCTAACCCCAGTGTTGGAAGTAAAGTCCATGAAAGCAGTATTTGTATTTCAATAGTGAGGCTATTTATCAGGAGATGatttcaaagaaaaaaggaagacagGGCCTCAAACAGTTTGCAGTGGAGAATGTCCTacaggcttt is part of the Hippoglossus hippoglossus isolate fHipHip1 chromosome 5, fHipHip1.pri, whole genome shotgun sequence genome and harbors:
- the sumf1 gene encoding formylglycine-generating enzyme; the encoded protein is MLSRCLATMTRCFTLLLLVSGCVTRLPCVLGSSGAERDLSAAQGAPSCGCENLRRAAAAVEPVEERTSSPADKYSRGANEEPSEARGHERDTLSQMVRISGGEFLMGTDDPGIPADGESPQRRVHVDSFYMEIQEVTSRQFQSFVGATGYVTEAEKFGDSFVFEGLLSETVKNQITQAVAAAPWWLPVKGANWRHPEGQDSNITDRLNHPVLHVSWADAGAYCSWANRRLPTEAEWEYACRGGLKDRLYPWGNKLTPKGQHYANLWQGDFPNHNSGEDGYVTTSPVMSFPANGFGLYDMVGNAWEWTSDWWTVHHTTDQQHNPNGPPSGTDKVKKGGSYMCHKSYCYRYRCAARSQNSPDSSASNLGFRCVSEERQ